In a genomic window of Pseudomonas mohnii:
- a CDS encoding SMP-30/gluconolactonase/LRE family protein, producing the protein MSEPVYEYLDPRFRALTLPNTQLERLYDQCRWAEGPVWFNDGGYLLWSDIPNQRILRWTPEQGVSVYRHASNFANGNTRDVQGRLITCEHGTRRVTRTEPDGSITVLAERFEGRRLNSPNDVVVHRDGGIWFTDPTYGILSDYEGFKADPEQASRNVYRIDPRSGELSCVADDFVQPNGLAFSPDGSTLYVADSARTHDPDAPHHIRALTVLDNCRLGASRVLAQIEPGIPDGLRVDVQGNIWTSAGDGIQCFAPCGTLLGKILLPEKVANLTFGGPRRNRLFITANTSLYMIHVAVAGAQMP; encoded by the coding sequence ATGTCCGAACCTGTTTACGAATACCTCGACCCGCGCTTTCGCGCGCTGACGTTGCCCAACACCCAGTTGGAGCGGCTGTACGACCAATGCCGCTGGGCCGAAGGTCCGGTGTGGTTCAACGATGGCGGCTACCTGCTCTGGAGCGACATTCCGAACCAGCGCATCTTGCGCTGGACCCCGGAGCAGGGCGTCTCGGTCTATCGCCACGCCTCGAACTTCGCCAATGGCAACACCCGCGATGTGCAGGGGCGCTTGATCACCTGTGAGCACGGCACCCGCCGCGTGACCCGCACCGAGCCGGATGGCTCGATCACTGTGCTGGCCGAGCGCTTTGAAGGACGACGCCTTAATTCGCCGAACGATGTCGTGGTGCATCGCGATGGCGGCATCTGGTTCACCGACCCGACCTACGGAATCCTCAGCGACTACGAGGGCTTTAAGGCTGACCCTGAGCAGGCGAGTCGCAATGTCTACCGCATTGACCCGCGTAGCGGCGAGTTGAGCTGTGTCGCCGACGACTTTGTGCAGCCCAATGGCCTGGCTTTTTCGCCGGACGGCAGCACCCTCTACGTCGCCGATTCGGCGCGCACCCACGACCCCGATGCACCGCATCACATTCGTGCCCTGACGGTGCTGGACAATTGCCGGCTTGGCGCTTCGCGGGTGCTGGCGCAGATTGAGCCGGGGATTCCCGATGGGCTACGGGTCGACGTGCAGGGCAATATCTGGACCAGCGCCGGGGACGGCATTCAGTGTTTCGCGCCGTGTGGCACATTGCTGGGCAAGATCCTGCTGCCGGAGAAAGTCGCCAACCTGACGTTTGGCGGGCCACGGCGCAATCGGTTATTCATTACCGCGAACACTTCGCTGTACATGATTCATGTGGCGGTGGCAGGGGCGCAAATGCCTTGA
- a CDS encoding sugar ABC transporter ATP-binding protein, with product MTFPYPALVTFTGTGKSFGAVRALSEVNLSIHQGECLGLIGHNGAGKSTLMQVLAGTLSADCGVLHLARHEVRSSYNVQMARQHGIRCVFQELSLCPNLSVAENLRLMSPAIRGWGWRRQAKALIDASLDEIFPGHGIAADDIVAELPIGKRQMVEIARAFVQVDERLELVILDEPTSSLDARVAEQLLGFVRRFVAGGGSVVLISHILGEMLATCDRIAVMRDGRIVEIRPAGDFSHVSLVECMGSAAKEAVQQQAFVSRREGKAAVVEQRPARQVDGQTVKAHTGEIVGLAGLAGHGQSQLLIQVLRQRITRGQGAALVAGDRQTDGVFPLWSIAENITISSLADLKRGALIDPQAERAMAGQWQARMGIRTPDMDNPILSLSGGNQQKALFARALASRNDLILMDDPMRGVDVGTKREVYSIIAQEAAKGRTFIWYTTELEELDYCDHIYVFRDGQVVLDLPRNELSEEQILRCSFEEQPA from the coding sequence ATGACTTTCCCCTACCCTGCGTTGGTGACCTTTACGGGCACTGGCAAGTCGTTCGGCGCGGTGCGTGCGCTGAGCGAGGTCAATCTGAGTATTCACCAGGGTGAATGCCTGGGCCTGATCGGTCACAACGGCGCCGGTAAATCCACCCTGATGCAGGTGCTGGCCGGTACCCTGAGTGCCGATTGCGGCGTGTTGCACCTGGCCAGGCATGAAGTGCGCAGCAGTTACAACGTGCAGATGGCCCGCCAGCACGGCATTCGCTGCGTGTTTCAGGAACTGTCTTTGTGCCCGAACCTGAGCGTTGCCGAGAACCTGCGGCTGATGTCGCCAGCGATTCGTGGCTGGGGTTGGCGCCGACAGGCCAAGGCGCTGATCGACGCCAGCCTTGATGAGATTTTTCCCGGCCATGGTATTGCAGCCGACGACATCGTCGCCGAGCTGCCGATTGGCAAGCGGCAGATGGTTGAGATTGCCCGTGCTTTTGTCCAAGTGGATGAGCGCCTGGAACTGGTGATTCTCGACGAGCCCACCTCTTCGCTGGACGCCCGGGTGGCCGAGCAATTGCTGGGTTTCGTCCGGCGCTTCGTGGCCGGTGGCGGCAGCGTGGTGCTGATCAGCCATATCCTCGGTGAGATGCTCGCCACCTGCGACCGCATTGCGGTGATGCGCGATGGCCGCATCGTGGAGATTCGCCCAGCGGGGGATTTCAGTCACGTCTCGCTGGTGGAATGCATGGGCAGCGCGGCCAAGGAGGCAGTACAGCAGCAGGCGTTTGTCTCCCGTCGTGAAGGCAAGGCCGCAGTGGTCGAACAGCGGCCGGCGCGCCAGGTCGATGGCCAGACGGTCAAGGCCCATACCGGTGAAATCGTCGGTCTGGCGGGCCTGGCCGGGCATGGTCAGAGCCAACTGCTGATTCAAGTGTTGCGCCAACGCATCACCCGCGGCCAGGGGGCGGCGCTGGTGGCCGGTGATCGGCAGACCGATGGCGTTTTCCCGCTGTGGTCGATTGCCGAAAACATCACCATCAGTTCCCTGGCGGACCTCAAGCGCGGCGCCTTGATCGATCCACAAGCCGAGCGCGCCATGGCCGGGCAATGGCAGGCCCGCATGGGCATTCGTACGCCGGACATGGACAACCCGATTCTTTCATTGTCCGGCGGAAACCAGCAAAAGGCCCTGTTCGCCCGAGCCTTGGCCTCGCGTAATGACCTGATCCTGATGGACGACCCCATGCGCGGCGTCGATGTGGGCACCAAACGCGAGGTGTATTCGATCATCGCCCAAGAGGCCGCCAAAGGCCGGACCTTTATCTGGTACACCACCGAACTGGAAGAGCTCGACTACTGCGATCACATCTATGTGTTTCGCGACGGTCAGGTGGTGTTGGATCTACCCCGCAACGAATTGAGCGAGGAGCAGATCTTGCGTTGCTCCTTCGAGGAACAACCGGCATGA
- a CDS encoding enoyl-CoA hydratase-related protein, translated as MTDAIQVERERGLLTLRLNRPDKKNALTRAMYSHLAEALKLADHDPEIHAVLITGSSECFTAGNDIADFIQQPPSGLDSPVFQFMLNLLECRKPVIAAVAGAAVGIGTTLLLHCDLVYVSRDARLRMPFVNLGLCPEFGSSLILPRLLGQAKAAELLLLGEGFSGEQAAVWGIACEALGSGEETLAKAREMALRFESLPPEAVRISKQLMRAPDREMLRKVIEEEGALFTQRLRSPEAMAALAGFINRH; from the coding sequence ATGACCGATGCCATCCAAGTTGAACGCGAACGGGGCCTGTTGACCCTGCGGCTGAATCGTCCCGACAAGAAAAACGCCCTGACCCGCGCCATGTACAGCCACTTGGCCGAAGCGCTGAAACTGGCCGACCACGACCCTGAAATCCATGCCGTACTGATCACGGGTTCCAGTGAGTGCTTCACCGCCGGCAACGACATCGCCGATTTCATCCAGCAACCGCCGAGCGGCCTCGACAGCCCGGTGTTCCAGTTCATGCTCAACCTGCTTGAATGCCGCAAGCCGGTGATCGCGGCGGTGGCGGGTGCGGCGGTGGGCATTGGTACGACCCTGTTGCTGCATTGTGATCTGGTGTATGTCAGCCGCGATGCGCGTTTGCGCATGCCATTCGTCAACCTTGGTTTGTGCCCGGAATTCGGTTCCAGCCTGATCCTGCCGCGCTTGCTCGGGCAGGCCAAGGCGGCGGAGTTGCTGTTGCTCGGTGAGGGTTTCAGCGGTGAACAAGCTGCCGTATGGGGCATTGCCTGCGAAGCCTTGGGCAGTGGCGAAGAGACGTTGGCCAAGGCACGGGAAATGGCGCTGCGTTTTGAGTCGCTGCCGCCGGAAGCGGTGCGTATCAGCAAGCAATTGATGAGGGCGCCGGATCGGGAGATGTTGCGCAAGGTCATAGAAGAAGAGGGTGCGCTGTTTACCCAGCGGCTGCGTTCGCCGGAAGCGATGGCGGCGTTGGCAGGGTTTATCAACAGGCATTGA
- a CDS encoding iron-sulfur-binding ferredoxin reductase, with the protein MPELRVGDRLWSVAAGSNLLDALNQNGVPVPYSCRAGSCHACLVQCVRGLPSDSRPDALSAEQRQQGWRLACQCQVIEDLQVHTFDPQRDGQPAEVAAVDWLSASVLRLRLTPQRPLRYSAGQHLVLWAGNVARPYSLASLPQDDRFLEFHLDCRQPGQFSDAARQLKIGDGIRLGELRGGALHYDPDWHERPLWLMAAGTGLGPLFGVLREALRQDHQGAIRVIHLAHDANEHYLAKPLQALAANRSNLSIELWTAAELPAALAQLRLVSRQTQALLCGAPDSIDAFARRLYLAGLPRNQLLADVFLPRG; encoded by the coding sequence ATGCCTGAATTACGTGTTGGCGACCGTTTATGGTCGGTGGCGGCGGGCAGTAATTTGCTGGATGCCCTGAATCAGAACGGCGTGCCGGTGCCCTACAGCTGTCGCGCCGGCAGTTGCCATGCCTGCCTGGTGCAATGTGTGCGAGGCCTGCCGAGCGACAGCCGTCCCGATGCATTGAGCGCCGAGCAGCGTCAGCAAGGCTGGCGCCTGGCCTGTCAGTGCCAGGTGATCGAGGACCTGCAGGTGCACACCTTCGACCCGCAGCGGGATGGCCAGCCGGCCGAGGTCGCCGCCGTCGATTGGCTGAGCGCCAGCGTGTTGCGTTTGCGCCTGACCCCGCAGCGGCCATTGCGCTACAGCGCCGGCCAGCATCTGGTGTTGTGGGCGGGCAATGTGGCGCGGCCTTACTCCCTCGCCAGCCTGCCGCAAGATGACCGTTTTCTGGAGTTTCACCTCGATTGTCGACAGCCCGGGCAATTCAGCGACGCGGCGCGTCAACTGAAGATCGGCGACGGGATCCGTCTCGGCGAGTTGCGTGGCGGGGCCTTGCATTACGACCCGGACTGGCACGAGCGCCCGCTGTGGCTGATGGCTGCGGGCACCGGATTGGGGCCGCTGTTCGGTGTGTTGCGCGAAGCGTTGCGCCAGGATCACCAGGGTGCGATTCGTGTCATTCACCTGGCCCATGATGCCAATGAGCATTATCTGGCCAAACCCCTGCAAGCCCTGGCGGCGAACCGGTCGAACCTGAGTATCGAGCTGTGGACCGCGGCCGAGTTGCCGGCGGCTTTGGCGCAACTGCGGCTTGTTTCCCGGCAAACCCAGGCCTTACTCTGCGGAGCCCCCGACAGCATCGACGCCTTTGCCAGACGCCTGTACCTGGCGGGATTGCCGCGCAATCAACTGCTGGCCGACGTCTTCCTGCCCCGTGGTTGA
- a CDS encoding AAA family ATPase: protein MEDKPQVTVTSAAQVVTSEQIEPGTPGHAEQQRLRASQLAQAIRNELQKVVIGQGSVIDDVLTALIAGGHVLLEGVPGLGKTLLVRALARCFGGEFARIQFTPDLMPSDVTGHAVYDLQTEQFKLRKGPLFTHLLLADEINRAPAKTQAALLEAMQERQVTLEGRALPIAQPFMVLATQNPIEQEGTYPLPEAELDRFMLKVRMDYPDAGQELDMVRQVCRSTRADMLDVQPLRTLLQAKDVLVLQRIASELPLDDQVLDYAVRLARTTRGWPGLTLGAGPRASIALVRCARARALLRGGEFVIPDDIKGCALAVLRHRVRISPELDIEGLDVDHVLRQLLDQVPAPRL, encoded by the coding sequence ATGGAAGATAAACCACAGGTGACAGTCACCAGCGCTGCGCAAGTCGTGACGAGTGAACAGATCGAGCCCGGCACACCTGGCCATGCCGAGCAGCAACGCCTGCGCGCCAGCCAACTGGCCCAAGCGATACGCAACGAGCTGCAAAAAGTCGTGATCGGCCAGGGCAGCGTGATCGACGACGTTCTCACCGCACTGATTGCCGGCGGCCACGTATTGCTCGAAGGCGTGCCGGGGCTGGGCAAGACTTTGCTGGTGCGCGCGCTGGCGCGTTGCTTCGGCGGTGAATTCGCCCGTATTCAGTTCACCCCGGACCTGATGCCCAGCGATGTCACCGGGCATGCGGTGTACGACCTGCAAACCGAGCAATTCAAACTGCGCAAAGGCCCGCTGTTCACCCACCTGTTACTGGCCGACGAGATCAACCGTGCCCCGGCGAAAACCCAGGCCGCCTTGCTCGAAGCCATGCAGGAGCGGCAAGTCACCCTGGAAGGTCGCGCCCTGCCGATCGCGCAGCCCTTCATGGTGCTCGCCACACAGAACCCCATCGAACAGGAAGGCACTTATCCACTGCCGGAAGCCGAGCTGGATCGCTTCATGCTCAAGGTGCGCATGGACTACCCGGACGCCGGGCAGGAGCTGGACATGGTGCGTCAAGTCTGCCGCTCTACCCGCGCCGACATGCTCGACGTGCAACCATTGCGCACCCTCCTGCAGGCCAAAGACGTGCTGGTCCTGCAACGTATCGCCAGCGAACTGCCCCTGGATGATCAGGTGCTCGACTACGCCGTGCGTCTGGCCCGTACCACCCGCGGCTGGCCGGGACTGACACTCGGCGCCGGGCCCAGAGCCTCCATAGCCCTGGTGCGTTGCGCCAGGGCGCGGGCCCTGTTGCGCGGTGGCGAGTTCGTGATTCCGGACGACATCAAGGGCTGCGCGCTGGCCGTGCTGCGCCATCGGGTGCGCATCTCGCCAGAGCTGGACATCGAAGGGCTGGATGTCGATCACGTGCTACGGCAATTGCTCGATCAAGTACCGGCGCCACGCCTGTGA
- a CDS encoding ABC transporter permease translates to MNPSLSLSAQALKKPQINRARLLRSALPGLSLALLLVAIFIIQPRAISYMGMNLMLNLAVPIALATIAQMLIITVNDLDLSLGSFISFVACVAATLLNEHPLLGCLALLACIAVYALIGALIHTRNLPSIVVTLGMSFIWMGGAVLLLPAPGGSAPHWLQSLVRIKTPWLPFAIIVCIVLALLVHAFLMRSPLGVVLRGAGGNPLAVAKAGWSLLRIKVSLYALAGSFGVLAGLFLVGLTTSADATIALRYTLLSIAGVILGGGEFVGGRVSPIGAVLGALTLVLAGSLLSFMRISPDWQIGAQGAILILVLALRAAVNRLETRPL, encoded by the coding sequence ATGAACCCATCCCTTTCCTTGAGCGCGCAAGCGCTGAAAAAACCGCAGATCAATCGTGCGCGGCTACTACGCAGCGCCTTGCCTGGCTTGTCGCTGGCGTTGCTGCTGGTGGCGATTTTCATCATTCAGCCACGGGCCATAAGCTACATGGGCATGAACCTGATGCTCAACCTCGCGGTGCCGATTGCCTTGGCAACCATCGCGCAGATGCTGATCATCACGGTCAATGACCTGGACCTGTCCCTGGGCAGTTTCATCAGTTTCGTTGCCTGCGTCGCGGCCACGTTGCTCAACGAGCATCCGCTGCTCGGTTGCCTCGCATTGCTGGCCTGTATCGCGGTGTACGCGCTGATTGGGGCGTTGATCCATACCCGCAATTTGCCGTCGATCGTAGTGACGTTGGGCATGTCGTTTATCTGGATGGGCGGTGCCGTGTTGCTGCTACCCGCGCCCGGCGGCAGCGCGCCGCACTGGCTGCAAAGCCTGGTGCGGATCAAGACACCCTGGCTGCCGTTCGCAATCATCGTCTGCATCGTACTGGCATTGCTGGTGCATGCCTTCCTCATGCGTTCGCCCCTCGGCGTGGTGTTGCGCGGGGCGGGCGGCAACCCGCTGGCAGTGGCCAAGGCCGGTTGGTCGCTGCTGCGCATCAAGGTCTCGCTCTATGCCCTGGCCGGCAGTTTCGGCGTATTGGCCGGATTGTTCCTGGTGGGCCTGACCACCTCGGCGGACGCCACCATCGCCCTGCGCTACACCTTGCTGTCGATTGCCGGGGTGATCCTCGGTGGCGGCGAATTTGTCGGCGGTCGGGTGTCACCGATTGGCGCGGTACTGGGCGCCTTGACCCTGGTGCTGGCCGGCTCGTTGTTGTCATTCATGCGCATTTCCCCTGACTGGCAGATCGGTGCCCAGGGCGCAATCCTGATTCTGGTGCTGGCCCTGCGTGCCGCCGTCAATCGCCTGGAGACCCGGCCCCTATGA
- a CDS encoding tetratricopeptide repeat protein, which translates to MRFMLIAALALSATGCVRFAMNHHLNNAYSAYDRGNCEQVMLELSKVERDSRARPYVWPEVSMMRGQCLERQKMFIDAAQTYQFIIATYPQSEYAYRARARLETLQSLGHYPTRSAAVVRPTRF; encoded by the coding sequence ATGCGATTCATGCTCATTGCCGCCCTTGCCCTCAGCGCCACGGGTTGCGTTCGTTTTGCGATGAACCATCATTTGAACAATGCCTATAGCGCCTATGACCGGGGTAATTGCGAGCAGGTGATGCTTGAATTGTCCAAGGTCGAGCGTGATAGTCGGGCGCGACCTTACGTGTGGCCGGAAGTCTCGATGATGCGCGGTCAGTGCCTGGAACGGCAGAAGATGTTTATCGATGCGGCTCAGACTTACCAATTCATTATCGCGACCTATCCGCAGAGCGAGTACGCCTACCGCGCCCGCGCCCGCCTGGAAACCCTGCAGAGCCTGGGCCACTACCCGACTCGCAGTGCGGCGGTGGTGCGCCCGACCCGGTTCTGA
- the pyk gene encoding pyruvate kinase, with the protein MSVRRTKIVATLGPASNSPEVLEQLILAGLDVARLNFSHGTPDEHKARAKLVRDLAAKHGRFVALLGDLQGPKIRIAKFANKRIELKIGDQFTFSTSHPLTEGNQQVVGIDYPDLVKDCGVGDELLLDDGRVVMRVDTATATELHCTVTIGGPLSDHKGINRRGGGLTAPALTEKDKADIKLAAEMQVDYLAVSFPRDAADMEYARQLRDEAGGTAWLVAKIERAEAVADDETLDGLIQASDAVMVARGDLGVEIGDAELVGIQKKIILHARRHNKAVIVATQMMESMIQNPMPTRAEVSDVANAVLDYTDAVMLSAESAAGLYPLEAVQAMARICVGAEKHPTSKTSSHRIGKEFTRCDESIALATMYTANHFPGVKAIIALTESGYTPLIMSRIRSSVPIYAFTPHREAQARAALFRGVYTIPFDPASLAPNEVSQKAIDELVKRGIVVKGDWVILTKGDSYHTTGGTNGMKILHVGDPMV; encoded by the coding sequence ATGTCCGTCCGTCGTACCAAAATCGTTGCCACCCTTGGCCCGGCCAGTAACTCGCCGGAAGTTCTCGAACAGCTGATTCTGGCTGGCCTGGACGTCGCCCGTCTGAACTTCTCCCACGGCACCCCCGACGAGCATAAGGCTCGCGCCAAGCTGGTGCGTGATCTCGCTGCCAAGCATGGCCGCTTCGTGGCCCTGCTGGGTGACCTGCAAGGCCCGAAAATCCGTATCGCCAAATTCGCCAACAAGCGCATCGAGCTGAAGATCGGTGATCAATTCACCTTCTCCACCAGCCATCCGCTGACCGAAGGCAACCAGCAAGTGGTCGGCATCGATTACCCGGATCTGGTCAAGGACTGCGGCGTGGGCGACGAGCTGCTGCTCGACGACGGTCGCGTCGTGATGCGTGTCGATACCGCCACCGCCACCGAACTGCACTGCACCGTGACCATCGGCGGTCCGCTGTCGGACCACAAAGGCATCAACCGTCGCGGTGGTGGCCTGACCGCACCGGCCCTGACCGAAAAAGACAAGGCTGACATCAAGCTCGCCGCCGAAATGCAGGTCGACTACCTCGCCGTATCGTTCCCGCGTGACGCTGCCGACATGGAATACGCCCGTCAACTGCGCGACGAAGCTGGCGGCACCGCCTGGCTGGTGGCGAAGATCGAACGCGCCGAAGCCGTGGCCGATGACGAAACCCTCGACGGCCTGATCCAGGCATCCGACGCGGTGATGGTGGCCCGTGGTGACCTGGGCGTGGAAATCGGCGACGCCGAGCTGGTGGGCATCCAGAAGAAAATCATTCTGCATGCACGCCGCCACAACAAGGCCGTGATCGTGGCGACCCAGATGATGGAGTCGATGATCCAGAACCCGATGCCGACCCGTGCTGAAGTGTCCGACGTGGCGAACGCCGTGCTCGACTACACCGACGCCGTGATGCTTTCTGCGGAAAGTGCCGCCGGTCTGTATCCGCTGGAGGCCGTGCAGGCCATGGCACGCATCTGTGTCGGCGCCGAAAAGCACCCGACCAGCAAGACGTCCAGCCACCGCATCGGCAAGGAATTCACGCGTTGCGACGAGAGCATTGCCCTGGCGACCATGTACACCGCCAACCACTTCCCGGGCGTGAAGGCGATCATCGCCCTGACCGAAAGTGGCTACACCCCGCTGATCATGTCGCGCATCCGTTCCTCGGTGCCGATCTACGCGTTCACCCCGCACCGTGAAGCCCAGGCTCGCGCGGCGCTGTTCCGTGGCGTGTACACGATTCCGTTCGATCCGGCTTCGCTGGCGCCGAACGAAGTCAGCCAGAAGGCGATCGACGAGCTGGTCAAGCGCGGCATCGTGGTGAAAGGCGACTGGGTCATCCTGACCAAGGGCGACAGCTACCACACCACCGGTGGCACCAACGGCATGAAAATCCTGCACGTTGGCGACCCGATGGTCTGA
- a CDS encoding DUF58 domain-containing protein: MKPTRLLLLWLALLLAVGIVLGTVRALGIDVAPSLLRINWALLLALLVLAALDIVLVKRLPSPRVTRRLSGSLALGRWSEANLEVEHDFSQSLNVQLFDHVPDGLNFENLPLTVELQPGQRSLIGYRLRPLKRGHFSFEHCEVSLPGPLGLWSDKRLLTVADQTRVYPDFARLYGGRLLAVDNWLSQLGVRQHQRRGQGQEFHQLREFREGDSLRQIDWKATARQRTPIAREYQDERDQQIIFLLDCGRRMRSQDGELSHFDHALNACLLLSYVALRQGDAVGFSTFASEQARYLAPVKGTGQLNALLNTVYDLYSSQHSADYQTAITQLLARQKRRALVVLMTNLRDEDDEELLTAVKRMGKQHQVIVASMREDVLDRIRQAPVQTLSEALAYCGAMDYLNARTKLHEKLDAHGISAINVLPRELGVDLLTRYLNWKKNGTL; encoded by the coding sequence GTGAAACCGACCCGCCTGCTGTTGCTCTGGCTCGCCTTGCTGCTGGCCGTCGGCATCGTGCTGGGCACTGTGCGGGCATTGGGAATCGACGTTGCACCGAGCCTGCTACGAATCAACTGGGCGTTGCTGCTGGCGTTGCTGGTATTGGCTGCTCTGGACATCGTGCTGGTCAAACGCCTGCCATCCCCGAGGGTTACCCGACGCCTGTCCGGCAGTCTGGCGCTGGGTCGATGGAGCGAAGCCAACCTGGAGGTCGAGCATGATTTTTCCCAATCACTGAACGTCCAGCTCTTCGACCACGTACCGGATGGGCTGAACTTTGAAAACCTGCCCCTGACGGTGGAGCTTCAGCCCGGCCAACGCAGCCTGATCGGCTATCGTCTGCGCCCGCTCAAACGTGGTCACTTCAGCTTCGAACACTGCGAAGTCAGCCTGCCTGGCCCATTGGGCTTGTGGTCCGACAAACGCCTGCTGACCGTTGCGGACCAGACCCGTGTCTATCCGGATTTCGCCCGCCTCTACGGCGGCCGGTTACTGGCTGTGGATAACTGGCTCAGCCAGCTCGGCGTACGCCAACACCAACGCCGTGGCCAGGGGCAGGAGTTTCATCAATTGCGCGAATTTCGCGAGGGCGACAGCCTGCGGCAAATCGACTGGAAGGCCACCGCCCGCCAACGCACGCCGATTGCCCGGGAGTATCAGGACGAGCGTGACCAGCAGATAATCTTCCTGCTCGACTGCGGACGCCGCATGCGCAGTCAGGACGGCGAGCTGTCGCATTTCGACCATGCGCTCAATGCCTGCCTACTGCTGAGTTACGTCGCACTACGCCAGGGCGACGCGGTGGGATTCAGCACCTTTGCGAGCGAGCAAGCTCGCTACCTCGCCCCAGTCAAAGGCACCGGGCAACTCAACGCTTTGCTCAATACGGTCTACGACCTGTACAGCAGTCAACATAGCGCTGACTATCAAACCGCCATCACCCAACTTTTGGCCCGACAAAAACGTCGAGCGCTGGTGGTGTTGATGACCAATCTGCGCGATGAAGATGATGAGGAACTGCTCACGGCCGTCAAACGAATGGGCAAACAGCATCAAGTGATCGTCGCCAGCATGAGGGAAGACGTACTCGACCGCATTCGCCAAGCCCCCGTGCAAACCTTGTCCGAGGCACTGGCCTACTGCGGGGCGATGGATTACCTCAATGCACGGACCAAACTCCACGAGAAACTGGACGCTCATGGGATATCAGCAATAAATGTCTTGCCCCGGGAATTGGGTGTGGACTTGTTAACGCGTTATCTGAACTGGAAAAAAAACGGTACGTTGTAG
- a CDS encoding PilZ domain-containing protein, with translation MFTDRRIERHQLPYFLRVFNSITDKPIGFLGNVSEDGLMLISQLPLMIGADFDLRLKIPASDGCQQVIDLRACCLWCHEDATPQHYDAGFSLQRPPPEYGQLVEALKQYFSFHTLPASA, from the coding sequence ATGTTCACTGACCGCCGGATCGAGCGGCATCAACTGCCGTATTTTCTGAGAGTGTTCAACAGCATCACCGACAAACCCATTGGCTTTCTGGGCAATGTGTCCGAGGACGGGCTGATGCTGATCAGTCAGTTGCCCCTGATGATCGGCGCGGACTTCGATTTGCGCCTGAAGATCCCCGCCAGCGATGGTTGCCAGCAGGTCATCGACCTGCGGGCGTGTTGCCTGTGGTGCCACGAAGACGCAACCCCTCAGCACTATGACGCCGGGTTCAGCTTGCAACGGCCGCCGCCGGAGTATGGGCAACTGGTAGAGGCGTTGAAGCAGTACTTCAGTTTTCATACGTTGCCGGCTTCGGCGTGA
- a CDS encoding ABC transporter permease, with translation MNPRASLSTLTRKPWLWSFLAALLIWLATIAFTGGAGAGSLLSGALSFSAFFVIVGIGQMFVITTGPGNIDLSIPANIALSGAIGMKLMNGDPGLIWLGVLGVFCSGLLVGCSNYALIRLLRIPPIIATLSASFLLQSMAIAYGRSVRVQPPEIFYQFCTGNLWGVPYLAISVVVLAVLMAVVLNRTLYGRWVIAIGQNPRAAELAGGRIGRVRFATYVLSALLASLCGLLLAGFSGGASLSMGDEYLLASIAVVVIGGTSVAGGFSNVPGIWGASLFLYLLVSMLNTFGTSAGVRMILTGLIIIAVITAVSGRRSARSV, from the coding sequence ATGAACCCTCGTGCTTCGTTGTCCACGCTGACGCGCAAACCCTGGTTATGGTCGTTTTTGGCGGCATTGCTGATCTGGCTGGCGACCATCGCCTTTACCGGTGGAGCGGGCGCCGGTTCGCTGCTGTCGGGCGCCCTGAGTTTTTCGGCGTTTTTCGTCATCGTCGGCATCGGCCAGATGTTCGTCATCACAACCGGTCCCGGCAATATCGACCTGTCGATCCCGGCCAATATCGCCTTGAGCGGCGCCATCGGCATGAAGTTGATGAACGGCGATCCGGGGCTGATTTGGCTCGGTGTGCTGGGCGTGTTCTGCAGCGGTCTGTTGGTGGGCTGTAGCAATTACGCGTTGATTCGCTTGCTGCGCATTCCGCCGATCATCGCCACCCTGTCCGCCAGTTTCCTGTTGCAGTCGATGGCCATCGCTTACGGCCGTAGCGTGCGGGTGCAACCGCCGGAAATCTTCTATCAGTTCTGCACCGGCAACCTGTGGGGCGTGCCGTACCTGGCGATCAGCGTTGTCGTGCTCGCGGTGCTAATGGCGGTGGTGCTCAACCGCACGCTTTACGGGCGTTGGGTCATCGCCATCGGCCAGAACCCGCGAGCCGCCGAACTGGCGGGTGGCCGTATCGGGCGTGTGCGATTTGCCACCTATGTGCTCAGCGCGTTGCTGGCCTCCTTGTGCGGATTGCTGCTGGCGGGCTTCTCCGGCGGCGCGTCCTTGAGCATGGGCGATGAATACCTGTTGGCCTCGATTGCCGTGGTGGTGATCGGCGGCACCTCGGTGGCAGGGGGCTTTTCCAACGTGCCAGGGATCTGGGGCGCATCGCTGTTTCTGTATTTGCTGGTGAGCATGCTCAACACCTTCGGCACCAGCGCCGGGGTACGGATGATCCTCACAGGGTTAATCATCATCGCGGTGATTACCGCCGTCAGCGGCCGCAGATCGGCTCGCTCCGTTTGA